The genomic region GCCCTCCAGCCTGACGCGGGGATCGATCACGCCGTAGAGGATGTCGATCATCAGATTGAGCAGCACGTACATGACCGCCATGGTCAGCACGAAGCCCTGCACCGGCGCGAAGTCGGATGCGATCAGCGCCTCGACCGCGTAGGAGCCGATGCCGGGCCAGGCGAACACCTTCTCCACCAGCACATTGGCCCCGAGCAGGAACGAGAACACCATGCTGAGCGTGGTGATGACCGGCAGCATTGCGTTGCGGAAGGCATAGGTGACGATCACCTTGCCGGGCGACAGGCCGCTGGCGCGCGCGGTGCGGACGAAGTCGGACGCCAGCACCGCCAGCATCGAGGCGCGCGTCATCCGCGCGATCGGCGCCAGCGAGAAGATCGCGAGCGTCACCGCCGGCAGGATCAATTGGCTGAGCGCGGAACGAAACGCTTCGAAGTCCCGCGCGATCAGCGTGTCGACGAGATAGAAGCCGGTGACCGTCGGCGGCGCGCTGTAGAACACGTCGAGCCGGCCGAGCGGCGCCGGTGACCAGCCGAGCCGGAAATAGAACAGATAGACCAGCACGAGCCCGGTGAAGAACACCGGCAGCGACACGCCGGCCGTGGTAGTGACGCGGCAGAGATGGTCGATCCAGGAGCCCGGCCGCGTCGCCGCCAGCACGCCGAGCGGGATCGCGATCACGATGGAGACGACAAGGCCGAGCAGCGTGAGTTCGGCCGACGCCGGCAGGCGGTTGCGCAGCTCGGCCGCCACCGGCTGGCCGGTGGTGAGCGATGTGCCGAGATCGCCGTGGGCGAGATCGCTGGTGTAGCGGACGAACTGCTCGATCAGCGGCTTGTCGAAGCCGAGCTTCTTCCTGATCTGATCGACCGCTTCTTTCGTCGCCGCGGGGCCGGCGAAATACGCTGCGGGATCGCCCGGCAGCGCGCGCGTCAAGAGGAACGTCACAATCACGACCCCGATCAGCGAAGGGATCGCGAACAGCAGCCGCTTGCCGATCAGGGTCAGCATGGCGCGATCTCAGCTCTATCGCAGGCCACAACGGGACTGCGAGGGCTCCCTCCCCCACAAGGCAGGGCAATCACATATGGGGCGCACGAGCTGATCGGCTGGCTTACTTCGCCTCTCCCGCTTGCGGGGGAGGCCGACGCGCTCGAAGAGCGCGGCGGGTGGGGGCTCTCTCCACGCAGGGATTCCCAATGTGGAATCACCCCCACCCCGCCCTCCCCCGCGAGCGGGAGAGGGAGCCTGAGAAGCGTGCTCGCCTCACTAACGAGGTCGACACACGCGAGTGCGTCGCGCGCGCTTGTCACCGCCTCACCCCTTCGTCATCGCGCGATAGTCGAGGCGGCGGTGGAACCAATATTGGTAGCCGGTCACGTTCTTCTGCATCGCGACGTTGACGAAGGGCTGATAGAGCGGGATGCGCGGGATGTCGGCGAAGGCGAGATCGACGAAGCCCTTGACGTCGGCATCATAGGCCGCGGTATCGCCATTCGCGGCAGCGACGCGCGCGCCGTCGATGAGCTTGTCCATCTCTGA from Bradyrhizobium elkanii USDA 76 harbors:
- a CDS encoding ABC transporter permease; translation: MLTLIGKRLLFAIPSLIGVVIVTFLLTRALPGDPAAYFAGPAATKEAVDQIRKKLGFDKPLIEQFVRYTSDLAHGDLGTSLTTGQPVAAELRNRLPASAELTLLGLVVSIVIAIPLGVLAATRPGSWIDHLCRVTTTAGVSLPVFFTGLVLVYLFYFRLGWSPAPLGRLDVFYSAPPTVTGFYLVDTLIARDFEAFRSALSQLILPAVTLAIFSLAPIARMTRASMLAVLASDFVRTARASGLSPGKVIVTYAFRNAMLPVITTLSMVFSFLLGANVLVEKVFAWPGIGSYAVEALIASDFAPVQGFVLTMAVMYVLLNLMIDILYGVIDPRVRLEG